From a region of the Fischerella sp. JS2 genome:
- a CDS encoding NAD(P)H-quinone oxidoreductase subunit 5 yields MEVIYQYAWLIPVLPLVGATLVGLGLISLNQVTNRLRQLNAALIISLMGAAMGLSFAILWSQLQGHAPYTRTLEWAAAGNFHLSMGYTIDHLTALMLVIVTTVAFLVMVYTDGYMAHDPGYVRFYAYLSLFGSSMLGLVVSPNLVQIYIFWELVGMCSYLLVGFWYDRKSAADAAQKAFVTNRVGDFGLLLGILGLFWATGSFDFQIMGDRLGELVHTGSLSNILAALFAILVFLGPVAKSAQFPLHVWLPDAMEGPTPISALIHAATMVAAGVFLIARMYPVFEHVPAAMNTIAYTGAFTAFLGATIAITQNDIKKGLAYSTISQLGYMVMAMGVGAYSAGLFHLMTHAYFKAMLFLGSGSVIHGMEAVVGHDPDLAQDMRLMGGLRKYMPITAITFFIGCVAISGIPPFAGFWSKDEILSAAFASNPLLWGVGWLTAGITAFYMFRMYFTTFEGNFRGNKTQLWKKLKSPIGMAIVTGFERTPAFGPGAMTKGELEAHAGQHNDHSHSHGHSEYPHESPWTMTLPLVLLAVPSMLIGLVGTPFANYFEEFIYSPNETLEEVLVKAAEFNPQEFYIMAGGSVGISLMGITVASLMYLWGKINPVAIAAKIKPLYELSLNKWYFDDIYHQVFVLGLRRLARQVMEVDFRVVDGAVNLTGFFTLVSGEGLKYLENGRAQFYALIVFAAVLGLVIVFGVT; encoded by the coding sequence ATGGAAGTAATCTATCAATATGCCTGGCTAATTCCGGTATTGCCCCTCGTCGGGGCAACGCTGGTAGGGCTGGGATTAATCTCTTTGAATCAGGTAACGAACCGCCTACGACAGCTGAATGCCGCGTTGATTATTTCCTTGATGGGAGCGGCTATGGGGCTGTCGTTTGCCATATTGTGGAGCCAACTGCAAGGACACGCACCTTACACTCGCACCCTAGAATGGGCAGCGGCTGGCAATTTTCACTTGAGCATGGGCTACACAATTGATCACTTGACAGCTTTAATGCTAGTGATTGTGACGACGGTAGCCTTCCTGGTCATGGTTTACACTGATGGCTACATGGCTCACGACCCTGGCTATGTCAGGTTTTATGCCTATCTCAGCTTATTTGGCTCGTCAATGTTGGGTCTGGTAGTCAGCCCGAACTTGGTGCAGATTTATATCTTCTGGGAGCTGGTAGGAATGTGTTCCTACTTGCTGGTCGGCTTCTGGTACGATCGCAAATCCGCAGCAGACGCAGCCCAAAAAGCCTTTGTTACTAATCGTGTTGGTGACTTTGGTTTGTTATTGGGAATTCTGGGGCTATTCTGGGCAACAGGCAGCTTTGATTTTCAGATCATGGGCGATCGCCTTGGTGAACTCGTCCACACGGGTTCTCTCAGCAATATACTGGCAGCCCTGTTTGCAATTTTAGTCTTCTTGGGTCCCGTAGCCAAATCCGCCCAGTTTCCCCTGCATGTCTGGCTACCAGATGCGATGGAAGGCCCCACACCCATTTCTGCCTTAATCCATGCAGCAACAATGGTGGCAGCAGGCGTTTTCCTAATTGCCCGGATGTACCCCGTATTTGAACACGTCCCGGCGGCAATGAATACAATCGCCTATACTGGGGCATTCACTGCCTTTTTAGGGGCAACCATTGCGATTACCCAAAACGACATCAAAAAGGGCTTGGCTTATTCCACCATTTCCCAACTCGGTTACATGGTGATGGCTATGGGAGTGGGCGCATACAGTGCTGGTCTTTTCCACCTGATGACCCACGCCTACTTTAAAGCGATGCTGTTTTTAGGTTCTGGTTCGGTAATTCACGGCATGGAAGCAGTTGTCGGTCACGACCCCGACTTAGCACAGGATATGCGCTTAATGGGTGGACTGCGGAAATATATGCCGATTACAGCCATTACCTTTTTCATTGGTTGTGTAGCAATTTCCGGTATCCCACCCTTTGCTGGTTTCTGGTCAAAAGACGAAATCCTCAGTGCGGCGTTTGCATCTAATCCCCTGCTGTGGGGTGTTGGCTGGCTAACAGCTGGAATTACCGCCTTTTATATGTTCCGGATGTATTTCACCACCTTTGAAGGTAACTTCCGGGGCAACAAAACCCAGTTGTGGAAAAAACTCAAGTCTCCCATTGGTATGGCCATTGTGACGGGCTTTGAAAGAACTCCAGCTTTTGGCCCTGGTGCAATGACCAAAGGAGAACTAGAAGCCCACGCCGGACAGCACAACGACCACAGTCATAGTCACGGCCACAGTGAGTATCCCCATGAGTCACCCTGGACAATGACGCTACCTTTGGTGTTATTGGCAGTTCCTTCGATGCTAATTGGTTTGGTGGGGACACCCTTTGCTAACTACTTTGAGGAGTTTATTTACTCTCCTAATGAAACCCTCGAAGAAGTTTTGGTAAAAGCAGCTGAATTTAATCCGCAGGAATTTTACATTATGGCGGGTGGTTCGGTAGGAATTTCCCTTATGGGCATTACTGTTGCTTCCTTGATGTACTTGTGGGGTAAAATCAATCCGGTGGCGATCGCTGCCAAAATTAAGCCACTTTATGAGCTATCCCTCAACAAGTGGTATTTTGATGACATTTACCACCAAGTGTTTGTTCTTGGCTTGCGTCGCTTAGCTAGACAAGTCATGGAAGTTGACTTCCGCGTCGTTGATGGTGCTGTTAACCTCACAGGCTTTTTCACCCTAGTTAGTGGTGAAGGTTTGAAATACCTAGAAAACGGTCGTGCCCAGTTCTACGCTTTGATTGTGTTTGCTGCCGTACTGGGTTTGGTGATTGTCTTTGGTGTCACTTAA
- a CDS encoding thioredoxin family protein, producing the protein MVLSVSERTFTQEVLESPIPVLVNFEAPWCGLCRIIHPLLLQFKAQCNEKIKLVDINADDNFKLSTKYRLKSLPTLLLIENGIVRRRLEGFRGREDLLQALEEIKLSYDKSSHPYNTPTTADLGCRSA; encoded by the coding sequence ATGGTGTTGTCGGTTAGTGAGCGGACATTTACTCAAGAAGTTTTAGAATCCCCTATTCCTGTTTTAGTAAATTTTGAAGCTCCTTGGTGTGGTTTGTGCCGCATCATACACCCATTACTGTTGCAATTCAAAGCCCAATGCAACGAGAAAATCAAATTAGTTGATATAAACGCCGACGACAATTTTAAATTGTCAACCAAATATCGGCTTAAGTCACTACCAACTTTACTTTTGATCGAAAACGGTATTGTCAGACGACGTTTGGAAGGTTTTCGCGGTCGCGAAGATTTGCTGCAAGCATTAGAAGAAATCAAACTCAGCTATGACAAGTCTTCTCATCCTTACAATACCCCCACAACGGCAGATTTAGGATGCCGTTCAGCATAA
- a CDS encoding NnrU family protein produces the protein MMLPPWLTPSHFIMLGLQFGFAIAHSGGAALRPWAEKYIGPRVYRIIFALVSLPLAVILIIYFFNHRYDGLQLWQVQSLPWVKPFVWVLSAISFLFLYPATFNLLEVAAIQKPQVHLYETGIIRITRHPQMVGQIIWCIAHTLWLGTTFTLVTSLGLILHHAFGVWHGDRRLSWRYGEAFMAVKQRTSIIPFAAILDGRQSLRWQEFLRPAYIGVAIFVLLLWWSHPLLLVATSRVRW, from the coding sequence ATGATGCTGCCACCGTGGTTGACCCCCAGTCATTTTATAATGTTGGGATTACAATTTGGTTTTGCAATTGCTCATAGCGGCGGAGCCGCCTTGCGACCTTGGGCAGAAAAATATATTGGCCCACGAGTTTACCGGATTATCTTTGCCTTAGTTAGTTTACCTTTGGCAGTAATTTTGATTATTTACTTTTTTAACCATCGTTATGATGGTTTACAGCTTTGGCAAGTCCAAAGTTTACCTTGGGTAAAACCATTTGTTTGGGTACTGTCAGCAATTTCTTTTTTATTTTTGTATCCTGCTACTTTCAATCTACTAGAAGTTGCTGCCATTCAAAAGCCCCAAGTCCACCTCTATGAAACAGGAATTATTCGTATTACTCGTCATCCGCAAATGGTTGGACAGATAATTTGGTGTATTGCTCATACTCTGTGGTTGGGTACAACTTTTACTTTAGTTACTTCTTTGGGTTTGATTTTACATCACGCCTTTGGGGTCTGGCATGGCGATCGCCGTCTTAGTTGGCGCTATGGCGAGGCTTTTATGGCAGTGAAACAGCGCACGAGCATTATTCCCTTTGCAGCCATTTTAGATGGACGTCAATCTCTACGGTGGCAGGAATTCCTTCGTCCTGCTTATATTGGAGTTGCTATATTTGTGCTGCTATTGTGGTGGTCGCATCCACTTTTATTGGTGGCGACTAGTAGGGTAAGATGGTAG
- a CDS encoding LysR family transcriptional regulator, whose product MSDLPFTLDQLRILKAIAQEGSFKRAADSLYVSQPAVSLQVQNLERQLDVPLFDRGGRRAQLTEAGHLLLNYGEKILSLCQETCRAIEDLQNLQGGTLIVGASQTTGTYLLPRMIGLFRQKYPDVAVQLHVHSTRRTAWSVVNGQVDLAIIGGEIPAELAESLEIIPYSEDELALILPVLHPFSKLETIQKEDLYKLQFIALDSQSTIRKVIDQVLARHDIDTRRLKVEMELNSIEAIKNAVQSGLGAAFVSTSAIAKELQMDVLHCAPIEGVVVKRTLWLIFNPNRYRSKAAEAFSREILPQFAAPGWNIDVLKSSQNHRSLAINTTLELDTSHSDES is encoded by the coding sequence ATGTCTGACCTTCCATTCACACTAGATCAGTTACGGATTCTGAAAGCGATCGCACAAGAAGGGAGCTTCAAGCGCGCCGCTGATAGTCTCTATGTTTCCCAACCTGCCGTAAGTTTGCAAGTGCAAAACTTAGAACGGCAATTAGATGTTCCCTTATTTGACCGTGGAGGACGTCGTGCTCAATTAACCGAAGCAGGACATTTACTCCTCAATTACGGAGAAAAAATCCTCAGTCTGTGTCAGGAAACCTGTCGCGCTATTGAGGATTTACAAAATCTCCAAGGCGGTACATTAATTGTTGGTGCTTCTCAAACCACCGGCACTTATCTTTTGCCCCGGATGATTGGGTTATTCCGACAAAAATATCCTGATGTGGCAGTGCAATTACATGTCCACTCTACCCGCCGCACTGCTTGGAGTGTAGTGAACGGACAAGTTGATTTGGCAATTATTGGTGGTGAAATTCCTGCGGAATTGGCGGAATCTTTAGAAATTATTCCTTACTCAGAGGATGAATTGGCGCTGATTTTACCTGTGTTACATCCTTTTAGCAAACTGGAAACCATCCAAAAAGAAGACCTATATAAATTACAATTCATTGCCCTTGATTCTCAATCAACAATCCGTAAGGTCATAGACCAAGTGTTAGCACGTCATGATATTGATACACGGCGTTTAAAAGTAGAAATGGAACTCAATTCGATTGAAGCAATCAAAAATGCTGTGCAATCTGGTTTGGGAGCTGCTTTTGTTTCTACTTCCGCCATTGCCAAAGAATTGCAAATGGACGTGTTACATTGCGCCCCCATTGAGGGTGTTGTCGTCAAGCGGACACTGTGGCTGATTTTTAATCCTAATCGCTATAGATCCAAGGCTGCAGAAGCTTTCAGCCGGGAAATTCTACCCCAGTTTGCTGCGCCTGGATGGAATATCGATGTGTTAAAATCTTCACAAAATCATCGGAGCTTAGCTATCAATACCACATTGGAATTAGATACATCCCACTCAGATGAAAGTTAA
- a CDS encoding serine/threonine-protein kinase produces the protein MEIYCTRPGCPRPRNYFSDLDDHSILRTVQQKYCTACGMPLILVGRYLPTKLLGRGGFGAAFLACDRYTPGMRQCVVKQFQPAGNLSATQLKLAQDLFEREAIVLEEIGSQHDQIPDLFAYFPVIVSSFSQPGQQEQFFYLVQEHIDGQNLEEELNHKGQFSEQEVLNLLQNVLKILQFVHNKGIIHRDIKPSNIMRHRNGKLYLLDFGAVKQVANAPPGGVSSSTGIFSLGFAPPEQMSGGPVFPSTDLYALAVTAVMLLTGEKDVTKLFDVYSNQWKWHKRVSVSPVVANTLDRMLLPAANQRFQSAQEVLDALNLTVQPIISTQINPRQPTQLPSSIKSQPQPMPTQPAQQRRLSLTSRVAPLSTLELLMAAGFSGFEGGLMAIAVYGVLRSLNITLLACAVILAILIFGQKQRWIEKTEMLVLAGVTWGVIFFFPVLRAGLSIKQVIILSVAAALVAIAVTALFRLIYKLLTLFFSN, from the coding sequence ATGGAAATTTATTGCACTCGTCCCGGTTGTCCTCGACCACGCAACTACTTTTCAGATTTAGATGACCATTCCATTTTAAGAACCGTGCAGCAAAAATACTGTACAGCTTGTGGAATGCCTCTAATTCTGGTTGGGCGCTACTTGCCGACAAAATTACTGGGACGAGGCGGTTTTGGAGCAGCGTTTTTAGCCTGCGATCGCTATACTCCAGGAATGCGCCAGTGTGTGGTTAAGCAATTCCAACCAGCAGGTAATCTCAGTGCAACTCAACTAAAATTAGCACAAGATTTATTTGAGAGAGAAGCCATTGTCTTAGAAGAAATAGGCTCTCAACATGACCAAATTCCTGATTTATTCGCTTATTTCCCAGTCATAGTTTCTAGCTTTTCTCAACCAGGACAACAAGAACAATTTTTTTATCTTGTTCAAGAACATATAGATGGACAGAACCTAGAAGAAGAATTAAATCACAAAGGTCAATTCTCTGAACAAGAAGTATTAAATTTGCTGCAAAATGTTCTCAAAATCTTGCAGTTTGTCCATAACAAAGGCATCATTCACAGAGATATTAAACCCTCTAACATTATGCGTCATCGTAACGGTAAGCTTTACCTATTAGATTTTGGCGCTGTTAAGCAGGTAGCAAACGCACCCCCTGGAGGAGTAAGTTCTTCAACTGGCATTTTTTCTCTGGGTTTTGCACCACCTGAACAAATGTCTGGTGGACCAGTCTTTCCATCCACAGACTTATATGCGTTGGCTGTGACAGCGGTGATGCTATTAACGGGTGAAAAGGATGTAACCAAGCTATTTGATGTTTATAGTAATCAATGGAAATGGCACAAGCGTGTTTCTGTCAGTCCTGTAGTGGCTAATACTCTCGATAGAATGCTTTTACCTGCTGCTAATCAACGCTTTCAGTCAGCACAAGAAGTCTTAGACGCTCTCAACTTAACTGTTCAGCCTATAATATCAACACAAATTAATCCCCGCCAACCTACCCAATTACCGTCGTCAATCAAGTCGCAACCACAGCCTATGCCCACTCAACCTGCACAGCAAAGGCGATTATCGTTAACATCACGTGTTGCACCATTGTCTACTTTAGAGTTATTGATGGCGGCTGGATTCAGTGGTTTTGAAGGCGGATTGATGGCGATCGCTGTGTATGGTGTGCTTCGTTCTCTAAATATTACTTTGCTTGCTTGTGCTGTGATCCTGGCAATATTAATTTTTGGGCAAAAGCAACGCTGGATTGAAAAAACCGAGATGTTAGTCCTAGCAGGAGTCACATGGGGAGTGATATTTTTTTTCCCTGTGTTACGGGCTGGTTTAAGTATTAAGCAAGTAATTATTTTATCTGTTGCTGCGGCTTTAGTCGCGATCGCTGTTACAGCTTTATTCCGTCTGATTTATAAATTATTAACTCTATTTTTTTCCAATTAA
- a CDS encoding ABC transporter substrate-binding protein, with product MSQKNETAVLFLALLITVGLVGGGAWLLKDNIWPQNSQDGGNSLQPNNKLITDRISFGEKTLSSIEASPTKKEGITALASGNYSKAISNLEAALKFNKNDPETLIFLNNARIESAKNYTIVASVPLGTDPNGSLEILRGIAQAQNEINAAGGIKGVPLKVGIANDDNNPEVAQQIANVLVKNQEVLGVVGPYASDVTLAAGTVYTPGQLVAISPISTSVKISNFSRYIFRTVPSDFMAARALAKYMVENLQKKNAAVFFNSQSNYSQSLKSEFVSSVSLEGGQVSSEFDLSKADFSAAKSVEQAIKQGAEVLMLAASTDALDKALQVVQVNQKRLSLLGGDDIYTPKTLEIGQQQTVGMVLAVPWHIDSNLSTDFPQKSRQLWGGDVNWRTALAYDATRAFIAALERNPSRIGIQQTLSSPKFSTTGASGTIRFLSSGDRNAPVQLVQIVSKNPSRSGTGFDFVPVSTSRN from the coding sequence ATGTCCCAAAAAAACGAAACTGCTGTTCTTTTCCTAGCTTTATTAATTACTGTGGGATTGGTAGGTGGTGGGGCATGGTTGCTAAAAGATAACATCTGGCCACAAAACTCTCAGGATGGTGGCAATTCACTACAACCTAATAACAAGCTAATTACAGATAGGATTAGCTTTGGTGAAAAAACATTATCTTCAATAGAAGCTTCTCCCACAAAAAAAGAAGGTATCACAGCACTAGCTTCTGGCAACTACAGCAAAGCAATTTCTAACTTAGAAGCAGCCCTGAAGTTTAATAAAAATGATCCAGAGACATTAATCTTTTTGAACAATGCTCGCATAGAATCTGCTAAAAATTATACGATTGTTGCCAGTGTACCACTGGGAACCGACCCCAATGGTTCTTTAGAAATTTTACGCGGTATTGCCCAAGCTCAAAATGAAATTAATGCTGCGGGAGGCATTAAGGGAGTACCACTAAAAGTAGGGATAGCAAACGACGATAATAATCCAGAAGTTGCCCAACAAATTGCTAACGTGTTGGTGAAAAATCAGGAAGTACTGGGTGTAGTTGGGCCTTATGCTAGTGACGTCACTTTAGCCGCAGGCACTGTTTATACCCCCGGACAACTTGTGGCTATTTCCCCAATTAGCACTTCTGTGAAAATATCCAACTTTAGCCGCTATATTTTTCGCACGGTTCCTAGCGATTTTATGGCAGCCAGGGCCTTAGCTAAGTATATGGTAGAAAACTTACAGAAAAAAAATGCGGCTGTTTTCTTCAATTCTCAAAGTAACTATAGTCAGTCTTTAAAGTCTGAATTTGTCTCGTCTGTTTCCCTAGAAGGTGGACAGGTGTCAAGCGAATTTGACTTATCTAAAGCCGATTTTAGTGCCGCTAAAAGTGTAGAACAAGCAATTAAACAAGGTGCAGAAGTTTTGATGTTAGCAGCTAGTACAGATGCTTTAGATAAAGCACTGCAAGTAGTGCAAGTAAACCAAAAACGGTTAAGTTTGCTTGGCGGAGATGATATCTACACGCCCAAAACTTTAGAAATTGGACAGCAACAAACAGTGGGAATGGTGCTGGCTGTTCCTTGGCATATTGATAGCAATCTCAGCACCGATTTTCCGCAAAAGTCACGGCAGTTATGGGGAGGTGATGTGAACTGGCGTACTGCTTTAGCATACGACGCTACCCGTGCTTTCATTGCAGCATTAGAACGTAATCCTAGCCGTATAGGTATCCAACAAACTCTTTCATCACCTAAATTTTCTACTACAGGCGCTTCTGGTACAATTCGGTTTTTATCATCAGGCGATCGCAACGCCCCTGTACAGTTGGTGCAAATCGTCAGCAAAAATCCTTCTCGTTCTGGTACTGGGTTTGATTTTGTACCAGTTTCTACATCACGTAATTAA
- a CDS encoding PstS family phosphate ABC transporter substrate-binding protein, protein MSQKNETTVLLLTLVITLGLVGGVFLWLANSSGIRFFNAKNNLSEPIQPPTAETFARLPNVPSGLFNYGGSTTWAPIRKNVDTAIQTVFPQFQLRYTDPTIGAPGSGSGIKMLLDNQLAFSQSSRPIKDEEYQKAQQRGFTLKEIPVAIDGIAVAVNPNLKVPGLTVAQLKDIYTGKITNWQQVGGPNLAITPYSRRLEEGGTVEFFDENVLEGEKFGANVQFIPTTTEALKEVAKNPGGMYYASAPEVVGQCTVKPLPLGKTADKFIPSYKEPFIPLQQCPQQRNQLNASTFLSGEYPITRRLFVIVKQNNQSDQQAGETYANLLLTNQGQELISKAGFVRIR, encoded by the coding sequence ATGTCTCAAAAAAATGAAACCACAGTTTTGCTTTTGACTCTAGTAATTACGCTAGGGCTAGTAGGTGGTGTTTTTTTATGGTTAGCTAATAGTTCTGGAATTAGATTCTTCAACGCTAAAAATAATTTATCTGAACCGATTCAACCGCCCACTGCTGAGACTTTTGCACGATTACCGAATGTTCCCTCTGGCTTGTTTAATTATGGTGGTAGCACTACTTGGGCGCCAATTCGTAAAAATGTTGATACAGCGATTCAAACTGTATTTCCGCAATTTCAACTACGCTACACAGATCCAACGATAGGGGCCCCAGGTTCTGGAAGTGGGATTAAGATGCTTTTAGACAATCAGCTAGCTTTTTCCCAGTCCTCACGTCCAATTAAAGACGAAGAATACCAAAAAGCACAGCAGCGCGGCTTTACTTTAAAAGAAATTCCAGTGGCGATTGATGGCATTGCAGTTGCAGTAAATCCCAATCTCAAAGTACCTGGTTTAACTGTTGCCCAACTTAAAGATATATACACTGGCAAGATCACCAACTGGCAACAAGTAGGAGGGCCAAATTTAGCGATTACACCTTACTCTCGCCGTTTGGAAGAAGGAGGTACGGTCGAATTTTTTGATGAAAACGTTTTAGAAGGAGAAAAATTTGGTGCGAATGTTCAATTCATTCCCACTACCACAGAAGCTTTAAAAGAAGTCGCAAAAAATCCAGGAGGTATGTATTACGCTTCTGCACCAGAAGTAGTCGGTCAATGTACTGTTAAACCCTTACCACTAGGAAAAACAGCAGATAAATTTATTCCATCTTACAAAGAACCATTTATTCCTCTGCAACAGTGTCCACAACAGCGTAACCAACTCAATGCATCTACTTTTTTGAGTGGTGAATATCCAATTACCAGGCGGTTGTTTGTGATTGTGAAACAAAATAATCAAAGCGATCAGCAAGCGGGAGAAACCTATGCCAATCTACTGCTTACAAACCAAGGTCAAGAATTAATTTCTAAAGCTGGATTTGTCAGGATTAGATAA
- a CDS encoding PstS family phosphate ABC transporter substrate-binding protein produces MSQKNETPILILSLLITIGLIGGGFWWFARKTSFNFNQVTKPQPINSTSPNITKPESSGNNFASIQSIPTGLFNYGGSTSWAPVRLAVDPAIQAARPEFRLRYVEPISGTPGSSTGIQALIDGQLAFAQSSRPILDEELKRAKERGFTLQQIAVAIDGLAVAVNPNINIPGLTLDQLRSIYTGEITNWNQVGGPSIPIKPYSRRISDGGTVELFVQDILSGQAFSSNVEFVSTTTQALQKVAGSLGGIYYASAPEVVPQCSIKPLPLGRTQGQYIAPYQDSLVLPSECPGKRNKLNIEAFQSGKYPITRNLFVVVKQNNQIEQQAGVAYANLLLSEQGQELISQAGFVKIR; encoded by the coding sequence ATGTCACAAAAAAATGAAACGCCAATTTTAATATTATCTTTATTAATAACTATTGGGTTAATTGGTGGAGGCTTTTGGTGGTTTGCCAGAAAAACTAGTTTTAACTTTAATCAAGTTACCAAACCTCAACCGATTAATTCCACTAGTCCTAATATTACTAAGCCAGAATCAAGTGGTAACAATTTTGCCTCTATTCAAAGTATCCCCACAGGATTATTTAACTACGGAGGCAGTACTTCTTGGGCACCAGTTCGACTCGCTGTTGATCCAGCAATTCAAGCAGCACGACCAGAGTTTCGTCTGCGTTATGTAGAACCAATCAGTGGTACTCCCGGTTCCAGTACAGGTATCCAAGCATTAATTGATGGTCAATTAGCATTTGCTCAGTCGTCTCGGCCAATTCTGGACGAAGAATTAAAGCGTGCCAAAGAGCGTGGCTTTACTCTGCAACAAATTGCTGTAGCAATTGATGGCTTAGCAGTAGCGGTAAATCCTAATATTAATATCCCAGGACTAACACTAGACCAATTACGGTCTATTTACACAGGTGAAATCACGAATTGGAATCAAGTGGGTGGTCCTAGTATCCCTATAAAGCCATACTCACGTCGCATCAGTGATGGTGGGACTGTAGAACTATTTGTTCAAGACATCTTGAGTGGTCAAGCTTTTAGCTCTAATGTGGAGTTTGTTTCCACAACCACCCAAGCCCTACAAAAAGTGGCTGGTAGTCTTGGTGGCATATACTACGCTTCTGCCCCAGAAGTTGTTCCCCAATGTTCAATTAAACCCTTGCCTTTGGGGCGAACGCAAGGGCAGTATATTGCTCCTTACCAAGATTCACTTGTCCTCCCTTCTGAGTGTCCTGGTAAACGAAACAAATTGAACATTGAGGCTTTCCAATCTGGAAAGTACCCAATTACCCGAAATCTGTTTGTGGTGGTCAAACAGAATAATCAAATTGAGCAGCAAGCAGGTGTCGCTTATGCCAACTTGCTGCTGAGTGAGCAGGGACAGGAATTGATTTCCCAAGCAGGGTTTGTCAAAATTCGCTGA
- a CDS encoding Crp/Fnr family transcriptional regulator produces the protein MTSLSSAERSLLPMQSPSSFSEASRPFLTWQRILDWAQEHYRCRTFSKDERIPARPGLLYLVQRGAIRMVGTAQVSATANQLTSRRINRTPEEAFLGFVGAGNPFEIVAQSPFTLQAYAHVDQTAVLWMYWHDLDNWPHFRREIMDLFRYQHQRKLLWLSALGQRRTIDRLLGFLTLLIEEYGEPATSETDPEVIRGYCLPFPLTHAQIGSAIGSTRVTVTRLMGKLRQRGLILTQGDNLICLPAESINRAG, from the coding sequence ATGACGTCTTTGTCTTCAGCCGAACGCTCTTTGTTACCTATGCAATCTCCATCCTCCTTTTCTGAGGCATCACGGCCTTTCTTAACTTGGCAACGAATTCTTGATTGGGCTCAAGAACACTACCGCTGCCGCACCTTTAGCAAAGATGAGCGCATTCCAGCCCGTCCTGGATTGCTGTATTTGGTGCAAAGGGGTGCTATCCGCATGGTAGGAACCGCCCAAGTGAGTGCAACAGCAAATCAGCTAACGTCTCGACGCATTAACAGAACCCCAGAAGAAGCCTTCTTAGGATTTGTTGGTGCGGGAAACCCGTTTGAAATTGTTGCCCAGTCACCATTCACACTCCAGGCTTATGCTCACGTTGACCAAACAGCAGTGTTGTGGATGTATTGGCACGATTTAGATAATTGGCCTCACTTCCGCCGCGAAATCATGGATCTGTTTAGATATCAGCATCAGCGCAAACTGCTGTGGCTGAGTGCCTTAGGACAACGCCGCACCATTGACCGACTCTTAGGATTCCTCACATTGTTGATTGAGGAATATGGAGAGCCGGCAACGAGCGAAACAGATCCTGAAGTGATTCGTGGCTATTGCCTACCTTTCCCTCTCACTCATGCCCAAATTGGCAGTGCTATTGGTTCGACTCGTGTTACCGTCACCCGTTTGATGGGTAAGTTGCGTCAGCGCGGCTTAATCCTCACTCAGGGAGATAATTTGATTTGCTTGCCAGCAGAGTCGATTAACAGAGCCGGCTAA